A single region of the Chthonomonadales bacterium genome encodes:
- a CDS encoding flagellar hook capping protein — MGIAGVSGASAASSAAQSAGGGRHLGQTEFLSLLVTQLTNQDPMSPQEDKEFVAQMAQFSALEAANQTSAALSRLQGAALLGRTVQAVADGDAGSMPVTGVVSAVAYRQDGVHLLVGESDVMLSDVSEVSVG; from the coding sequence ATGGGAATCGCGGGCGTGAGCGGCGCGAGCGCCGCGTCGTCGGCCGCACAGAGCGCGGGCGGCGGTCGGCATCTCGGGCAGACCGAGTTCCTCTCGCTCCTGGTGACGCAACTCACCAACCAGGACCCGATGTCGCCGCAGGAGGACAAGGAGTTCGTGGCGCAGATGGCCCAGTTCTCGGCGCTGGAGGCCGCCAACCAGACGAGCGCGGCGCTCTCGCGCCTTCAGGGGGCCGCGCTGCTTGGCAGGACGGTGCAGGCCGTTGCCGATGGCGACGCGGGCTCCATGCCCGTCACGGGCGTCGTGAGCGCCGTGGCGTACCGGCAGGACGGCGTGCACCTGCTGGTGGGCGAATCGGACGTGATGCTCTCGGACGTGTCCGAGGTGTCGGTCGGCTAG